In Balearica regulorum gibbericeps isolate bBalReg1 chromosome 32, bBalReg1.pri, whole genome shotgun sequence, a single genomic region encodes these proteins:
- the VARS2 gene encoding valine--tRNA ligase, mitochondrial, with protein sequence MAAPALARALTAAPRALAVPVGGRARCSGVTPRWDPPEQARLRARQHKEERRRRRERQGQGQGQALGGAPAQVPTAPPKGWTPKTVVEYQHPLDPDGKKATGVALPPAYSPRYVEAAWYSWWERQGLFTPPASVPGGERHVLSLVLPPPNVTGSLHLGHALTVALQDALVRWRRMQGWTVLWVPGTDHAGIATQAVVERWLWQHRGLRRQDLTRSQFLEEVWAWKQRHGDEILQQLRALGASLDWSRCAFTMDPGFSRAVAEAFVRLHEAGLIHRDRRLVTWSCALRSALADVEVEPRALTGPTALRVPGCPQPVTFGLLVTFAYPVEGGDGLELPVATTRPETMLGDVAVAVHPEDPRYTSLHGRQLRHPFTGQLLPVVTDPAVEPARGTGAVKVTPGHSPPDLALARAHGLPLLSVIGDDGTMRPPGGGWLQGVHRFVARDKVVAALAERGLYRGTQDHAMTLPVCSRSGDVVEYLLKSQWFLRCREMAQRAREAVTSGRLKLVPKFHEKNWKTWMDNVGDWCLSRQLWWGHRVPAYRVGVPPAGSPPEEHPEGLWVVGRSEAEARAAAARTLRCSPDGLQLQQDPDVLDTWFSSALFPFAALGWPEQSPDLQRFYPTSVLETGSDLLFFWVARMVMLGQQLTGRLPFSQVLLHSLVRDTHGRKMSKSLGNVIDPCDVIAGASLQELQDKLHRRILDPHELTVAAEGQRRQFPHGIPECGTDALRMALCSHNVHGDDIRLDVGTALSYRHFCNKVWNAVKFVLAALGPRFVPRPSEETVPQHPMDRWVLSRLAQAVAECGRRMEALEVHGAIAAVHHFWLRSFCDVYLETAKPALRDPGAGDETRQTLLSCAELGLRLLAPFAPFLAEELWQRLPRAAPTPPTLCLAPFPDAARLAHWRCPEVEAEVAAVQEVVRAARGLRDLFRLGAARPPVAVRCPAEVRDWLEALGPALQTLAQVGPLQLLPLGAEPLPGAEPSLGPGWVGAPAGPDTHVYLCLRGLVDPAAAQAQLRARSRSLRRRLETLGGAQGPPSQQQVATLRSELARLARALETLDPSGDPDPQ encoded by the exons atggcgGCCCCCGCGCTGGCCCGTGCCCTGACCGCCGCCCCCCGCGCTCTGGCGGTACCGGTGGGGGGCCGGGCCCGGTGCAGCGGGGTGACCCCGCGGTGGGACCCCCCCGAGCAGGCCCGGCTCCGCGCCCGGCAGCACAAGgaggagcggcggcggcggcgggagaggcaggggcaggggcaggggcaggcccTGGGGGGGGCCCCGGCCCAG gtgcccacagccccccccaagGGCTGGACCCCCAAAACCGTTGTGGAGTATCAGCACCCCCTGGACCCCGACGGCAAGAAGG CCACGGGGGTGGCGCTGCCCCCCGCCTACAGCCCCCGCTACGTGGAGGCGGCCTGGTACAGCTGGTGGGAGCGGCAGGGCCTCTTCACCCCCCCGGCCTCG GTGCCGGGGGGGGAGCGCCACGTCCTCAGCttggtgctgcccccccccaacGTCACCGGCTCCCTGCACCTCGGCCACGCGCTCACCGTCGCTCTCCAGGACGCCCTCGTGCGCTG GCGACGGATGCAGGGCTGGACCGTGCTGTGGGTGCCGGGCACCGACCACGCCGGCATCGCCACCCAG gcGGTGGTGGAGCGTTGGCTGTGGCAGCACCGAGGTTTACGACGTCAGGATCTGACCCGCTCCCAGTTCCTGGAGGAAGTCTGGGCCTGGAAACAGCG gcacgGTGACGAGATCCTGCAGCAGCTGCGGGCGCTGGGGGCGTCGCTGGACTGGAGCCGCTGCGCCTTCACCATGGACCCC GGTTTCTCGCGGGCGGTGGCGGAGGCTTTCGTGCGGTTGCACGAGGCCGGGCTGATTCACCGCGACCGGCGGCTCGTCACCTGGTCCTGCGCCCTGCGTTCCGCCCTGGCCGACGTGGAG GTGGAACCCCGCGCCCTGACGGGCCCCACGGCTCTGCGCGTCCCCGGCTGTCCCCAGCCCGTCACCTTCGGCCTCCTCGTCACCTTCGCTTACCCCGTGGAGGGGGGGGACG GCCTGGAGCTGCCGGTGGCCACCACGCGCCCCGAGACGATGCTGGGGGACGTGGCCGTGGCCGTGCACCCCGAGGACCCCCGATATACT tccctccatGGCCGCCAGCTCCGCCACCCCTTCacggggcagctcctgcccgtCGTCACCGACCCCGCCGTGGAGCCGGCCCGCGGCAccg GGGCGGTGAAGGTGACGCCGGGACACAGCCCCCCCGACCTGGCGCTGGCCCGGGCCCACGGGCTGCCCCTGCTCTCCGTCATCGGGGACGATGGCACCATGCGTCCCCCCGGCGGGGGGTGGCTCCAG GGCGTCCATCGCTTCGTGGCGCGGGACAAGGTGGTGGCCGCGCTGGCCGAGCGAGGGTTGTACCGCGGCACCCAGGACCACGCCATGACGCTGCCCGTGTGCAG CCGCTCGGGTGATGTCGTTGAGTATCTGCTGAAGAGCCAGTGGTTCCTGCGGTGCCGGGAGATGGCGCAGCGTGCCCGAGAG GCGGTGACATCGGGGCGTCTCAAACTCGTCCCCAAATTTCACGAGAAGAACTGGAAAACGTGGATGGACAATGTCGG GGACTGGTGTCTCTCGCGGCAGCTGTGGTGGGGACACCGGGTGCCGGCGTACCGTGTGGGGGTTCCCCCGGCGGGGTCCCCCCCCGAGGAGCACCCCGAGGGTCTCTGGGTGGTGGGGCGCAGCGAGGCCGAGGCacgtgccgccgccgcccgcacCCTCCGCTGCTCCCCCGACGGGCTCCAGCTCCAGCAAG ACCCTGATGTCCTGGATACCTGGTTCTCCTCCGCGCTCTTCCCCTTCGCCGCCCTGGGCTGGCCGGAGCAG AGCCCCGATTTGCAGCGTTTCTACCCCACCAGCGTGCTGGAGACGGGCAGCGATCTCCTCTTCTTCTGGGTGGCGCGAATGGTCATGCTGGGCCAGCAGCTCACCGGGCGCCTGCCCTTCTCCCAG gtcctCCTGCACTCGCTGGTGCGCGACACCCACGGGCGCAAGATGAGCAAATCCCTGGGCAACGTCATCGACCCCTGTGACGTCATCGCCGGCGCCTCCCTCCAG gagctgcaggacaaGCTCCACCGCAGGATCCTGGACCCCCACGAGCTCACGGTGGCCGCAGAGGGCCAG aGGCGCCAGTTCCCCCACGGCATCCCCGAGTGCGGCACCGACGCCCTCCGCATGGCCCTCTGCTCCCACAACGTCCACG GTGACGACATCCGCCTGGACGTGGGCACGGCCCTGAGCTACCGTCACTTCTGCAACAAGGTCTGGAACGCCGTCAAGTTTGTCCTGGCCGCGTTGGGGCCTCGTTTTGTCCCCCGACCCTCTGAGGAG ACGGTGCCGCAGCACCCCATGGACCGGTGGGTGCTGAGCCGGCTGGCGCAGGCGGTGGCTGAGTGCGGGCGGCGGATGGAGGCCCTGGAGGTCCACGGCGCCATCGCCGCTGTCCACCATTTCTGGCTGCGTAGCTTCTGCGACGTCTACCTG GAGACGGCCAAACCCGCCCTGAGGGACCCGGGAGCCGGGGACGAGACGCGCCAGACCCTGCTGAGCTGCGCCGAGCTGGGCCTTCGCCTCCTGGCCCCCTTCGCCCCCTTCCTCGCCGAGGAGCTCTGGCAGCGCctgccccgcgccgcccccaCGCCCCCCACCCTCTGCCTCGCCCCCTTCCCCGACGCCGCACGCCTG GCGCACTGGCGCTGCCCCGAGGTGGAGGCCGAGGTGGCGGCCGTGCAGGAGGTGGTGAGGGCGGCGCGAGGCCTGCGGGATCTCTTCCGCCTcggggctgcccggcccccCG TGGCCGTGCGATGCCCGGCGGAGGTGCGGGATTGGCTGGAGGCTCTAGGCCCCGCCCTCCAGACCTTGGCGCAGGTGGGGCCTCTACAGCTCCTCCCCCTGGGGGCGGAGCCATTGCCGGGGGCGGAGCCATCGCTGGGGCCTGGTTGGGTGGGGGCCCCCGCAGGCCCTGACACCCACGTGTACCTCTGCCTGCGG ggGCTGGTGGATCCGGCGGCCGCCCAGGCCCAGCTCCGCGCCCGCAGCCGCAGCCTCCGGCGTCGCCTCGAGACCCTGGGGGGGGCCCAGGgcccccccagccagcagcag GTTGCCACCCTCCGCTCCGAACTCGCCCGCCTGGCCCGAGCGCTGGAGACGCTGGACCCCTCCGGGGACCCCGACCCCCaataa
- the LOC142598890 gene encoding uncharacterized protein LOC142598890, translating to MAEGCSHAVPPRPLPGDVTTDPDLPWDQAGGVPAAGGDTGVPADTVTVTPWAGGITITVTAAPADEDTGDDGDVPVGRDTGRGGVPCDEDVGDADAPAPGDEDDGDRDVTAVGDAGGGERRGPPLLGEDVGDGGGTAPGDVGDVGDGGGTAPGDAGDTGGGEVLTPRDGDVTAPRDAGDGDVTAPGDAGAVGATCTAGGITITVTAPPAEDEDVSSGDEGGPSDDIAADVTAGLPGERAPCDVAESGDVAADRPGDVTAGGDIPSALPGDVPAGDAIRDDVVFSLPGDVTAEDDITSSVPGDDIVVDLINRDDIASFLPEEALAGDVITKAEVTSSLPEGDTAGGVIPGSDLAGDITAGDIFAAGIITRPDVTSSLPGDELAGDVMPRNDLTDDIITRDTIPSSLSRDICADDVITSHDLIPCLPGAGLALDIIPGGDVTNDIIAGEGIAFSVPGDIPAGDIIAMDDVTSSLPAAGQEVKPAVDLTGDIICANDGDASAWSDFADDVIPADDVTSFSPGGIAGRDAAPKGDVRGDVTRGSDLGDVLGGDVASSLPGALSGRDVSPEDDIMDDVSPEEEQLLPTVKDPVRPGDDLTDDITTDVPTAGAGGRGDAPAAPQPQTPPPGCPLVFLALVCLLLALLLLAGVFAAVHYVKVFIISSATFSVPVAESFP from the exons atggccgaGGGCTGCTCCCACGCCgtccccccccgtcccctccctgGGGACGTCACCACGGACCCCGACCTTCCCTGGGACCAGGCTGGAGGTGTCCCCGCGGCGGGGGGTGACACCGGCGTCCCCGCGGACACCGTCACCGTCACCCCCTGGGCCGGCGGCATCACCATCACCGTCACGGCAGCACCGGCCGATGAGGACACCGGGGACGACGGGGACGTCCCGGTCGGGAGGGACACGGGGCGCGGGGGTGTCCCGTGTGATGAGGACGTGGGGGACGCGGACGCGCCGGCCCCTGGGGACGAGGATGACGGCGACAGGGATGTCACCGCCGTGGGGGACGCGGGCGGCGGAGAGCGGCGTGGGCCACCCCTCCTGGGCGAGGACGTTGGGGACGGGGGTGGCACCGCCCCGGGGGACGTCGGGGACGTTGGGGACGGGGGTGGCACCGCCCCGGGGGACGCTGGGGACACGGGCGGGGGGGAGGTCCTGACCCCGAGGGACGGTGATGTCACCGCCCCGAGGGATGCTGGGGACGGTGATGTCACCGCCCCAGGGGACGCTGGGGCCGTCGGGGCCACCTGCACGGCCGGTGGCATCACCATCACGGTGACGGCCCCCCCCGCGGAGGACGAGGACGTGTCCAGCGGGGATGAGGGTGGCCCCAGCGATGACATCGCCGCTGATGTCACCGCCGGCCTCCCCGGGGAGCGCGCCCCTTGTGATGTCGCGGAGAGCGGCGACGTCGCAGCCGACCGCCCCGGTGATGTCACCGCAGGGGGCGACATCCCCTCCGCTCTCCCTGGGGATGTCCCTGCTGGTGACGCCATCAGGGATGACGTCGTCTTCTCCCTCCCTGGTGATGTCACAGCTGAGGACGATATCACTTCCTCAGTCCCTGGAGATGACATCGTTGTCGACCTTATCAACAGAGATGACATCGCTTCCTTTCTCCCTGAGGAAGCCCTCGCTGGTGATGTCATCACCAAGGCTGAGGTCACCTCCTCCCTTCCTGAGGGTGACACAGCTGGTGGCGTCATCCCTGGGAGCGACCTCGCGGGTGACATCACCGCTGGGGACATCTTTGCTGCTGGAATAATCACCAGGCCTGATGTCACTTCCTCCCTTCCTGGGGATGAGCTCGCTGGTGACGTCATGCCCAGAAATGACCTCACTGATGACATCATCACCAGGGACAccatcccttcttccctctctaGGGATATCTGTGCTGATGATGTCATCACCAGTCACGATCTTATTCCTTGTCTTCCTGGGGCTGGCCTTGCTCTTGacatcatccctggaggtgaCGTCACTAATGACATCATCGCGGGGGAAGGCATTGCGTTTTCTGTGCCTGGGGATATCCCTGCTGGTGACATCATTGCCATGGATGATGTCacttcctccctgcctgctgctggccaggaaGTCAAACCCGCCGTTGACCTCACTGGTGACATCATCTGTGCGAATGATGGTGACGCCTCTGCTTGGAGTGACTTCGCTGATGATGTCATACCTGCGGATGACGTCACTTCCTTCAGCCCCGGTGGTATTGCTGGGCGTGACGCCGCTCCCAAGGGTGATGTCAGAGGTGATGTCACGCGAGGATCTGACCTTGGTGACGTCCTTGGGGGTGACGTCGCCTCCTCCCTCCCGGGAGCCCTCTCTGGCCGTGATGTCAGCCCTGAGGATGACATCATGGATGACgtcagccctgaggaggagcaACTGCTCCCCACTGTAAAAGACCCCGTCCGCCCGGGTGATGACCTCACCGATGACATCACCACCGACGTGCCCACCGCGGGTGCCGGGGGCCGAGGTGACGCCCCAG ccgccccccagccccagacgccccccccgggctgccccCTCGTCTTCCTCGCCCTCGTCTGCCTCCTCctcgccctcctcctcctcgccggGGTCTTCGCG gccgTCCATTACGTCAAGGTCTTCATCATCAGCTCGGCCACCTTCTCCGTGCCGGTGGCCGAATCGTTCCCATGA